In one Pseudodesulfovibrio tunisiensis genomic region, the following are encoded:
- a CDS encoding radical SAM/SPASM domain-containing protein → MRKETVKKPPWPYNIELTNKCPFSCIMCPREKSMTRPAEDMKWDVYTKLIDEFHSLHDGAKLMGKKLLRLHGMGESLVHPLFDEMIRYAADRGFKVAISCNPLLLTDTVADRLLDSGLHTLFFSLDGHDDASFARIRGVNNAYDRSVRRLERFLEKRASSGAIERLELSMIDFERNRDSIRSIERYWSNHPLIDRFRKKIFVNWAGLDDGVNALIDEEASTSATRLANNKGGCVEPWAQLSILVDGEAVPCCFDYDGKYPLGNILEEGVMGVWNGKAMQALRQEFLQREITNPLCRKCLFRPEAS, encoded by the coding sequence ATGCGTAAAGAGACTGTGAAAAAGCCGCCATGGCCTTACAACATCGAATTGACGAACAAGTGTCCATTCTCATGCATCATGTGCCCGCGCGAAAAGTCCATGACAAGACCTGCGGAAGACATGAAATGGGATGTATACACGAAACTCATTGATGAATTCCATTCTCTGCATGACGGTGCGAAACTGATGGGGAAGAAACTGCTGCGCCTGCATGGAATGGGAGAATCACTGGTCCATCCTCTTTTCGATGAAATGATTCGCTACGCGGCAGACAGAGGATTCAAGGTCGCCATATCCTGCAACCCCCTGCTCCTGACCGACACGGTCGCCGACAGACTTCTCGACAGCGGGTTGCACACCCTTTTCTTCTCTCTGGACGGGCATGACGATGCCTCGTTCGCCCGAATCCGTGGCGTGAACAATGCCTATGATCGTTCCGTGCGACGGCTTGAACGCTTTCTGGAAAAACGCGCTTCATCCGGGGCCATCGAACGACTGGAACTGTCCATGATCGATTTTGAAAGGAATCGGGACAGCATCCGATCCATTGAAAGGTATTGGTCGAATCATCCCCTGATAGATCGATTCAGAAAAAAGATTTTCGTCAATTGGGCGGGGCTTGACGATGGGGTGAATGCCCTGATTGACGAGGAGGCGTCCACGAGTGCGACCAGGTTGGCGAACAACAAGGGCGGCTGTGTGGAGCCTTGGGCTCAGCTTTCCATACTTGTGGATGGCGAAGCGGTTCCCTGCTGTTTTGATTACGACGGAAAATATCCCCTGGGAAACATACTTGAAGAAGGCGTGATGGGTGTTTGGAACGGCAAGGCCATGCAGGCATTGCGGCAGGAATTTCTTCAAAGGGAAATAACCAATCCCTTGTGTCGAAAATGTCTTTTTCGCCCCGAGGCGTCATAG
- a CDS encoding STT3 domain-containing protein, which translates to MARKEIRFFCLVLALALCYQCFLYWPSTSAYLATPEAHWQGQPLLTTPDGYLFLRHAQAYVSGIFSPDDFLRPYAASAQLPLISSLAGHLSQWSNIPLESTAFYLPPILAALMVFVCLGMGIILGSWRLGLLTFCFAAASPMWFYRTYPGNFDTDGLNQVLFWSGLVWGYLMLRGSKAQRGACLALWIVTNVLLIAWWPQAGLPFALLNACFVFTGLALEKGWLRHRAFWLAAAIGTGLGATALSFPHVLPNPIDTGLIHFIQHIKLILGSSQHTFLAAGKSVSELGTLSFFDAIKETSGSMLLFVAAIGGGIHAWRHSRASRYYLLPGLFFFLVSFAGGSRFLMFCAPAVGLGGAWLLIRTLPQAYVEKEDAKILTTILGGLLLIQIAIPLVQYEINNTNDAWTAGLAEAYKRRSPEEAQTWNWWGPGYFLQHFANRKTFIDGGSQTNERAFIAAVPYAASSPELARNWIKFFTRHPNGISNVTHLLKDRNRAVEFLISALRQPYRLDDFIHEFNAPRNVDWKSYLFPESTAYLVALNSMLYHGTWLPMGKWTPKNPTSYETTTFAYQRALINRDTGTIQLPEKTVRYSRLYFITPTTLSHDPSHQQGPAAILMQGVPFVFMIPQKYFNVLAFRLLFISPDSVPGFTPIAYHPYVGGVWRVE; encoded by the coding sequence ATGGCACGCAAGGAAATCCGATTCTTCTGTCTCGTCCTCGCCCTCGCCCTCTGCTATCAATGCTTCCTGTACTGGCCCTCGACTTCGGCCTACCTTGCCACCCCGGAAGCGCATTGGCAGGGGCAGCCCCTGCTCACCACGCCGGATGGCTATCTCTTCCTTCGCCATGCCCAAGCCTATGTTTCCGGCATATTTTCCCCGGACGATTTTCTACGCCCCTATGCGGCTAGCGCCCAGCTTCCCTTGATCTCGTCCTTGGCCGGGCATTTGTCCCAATGGTCTAACATCCCTTTGGAATCCACGGCCTTCTACCTCCCACCAATACTGGCAGCCCTCATGGTGTTCGTCTGCCTCGGCATGGGCATAATCTTGGGCTCGTGGAGACTCGGCCTGCTGACATTCTGCTTTGCCGCAGCCTCGCCCATGTGGTTCTACCGAACATACCCCGGCAATTTCGACACGGACGGTCTGAATCAGGTGTTGTTCTGGAGTGGCCTTGTGTGGGGCTATCTCATGCTTCGGGGCAGCAAAGCGCAACGCGGCGCATGCCTCGCACTCTGGATTGTCACGAACGTACTTCTCATTGCATGGTGGCCACAGGCCGGATTGCCCTTTGCCCTGCTGAATGCATGCTTCGTCTTCACCGGTCTTGCTCTGGAAAAGGGCTGGCTGCGGCATCGCGCCTTCTGGCTGGCTGCAGCTATCGGTACAGGTCTTGGCGCTACAGCCCTCAGCTTCCCCCATGTCCTTCCAAATCCCATCGACACCGGGCTCATCCACTTCATCCAACACATCAAACTGATCCTCGGCTCAAGCCAGCACACCTTTCTGGCCGCAGGGAAAAGCGTCAGCGAACTCGGCACATTGTCTTTTTTCGATGCAATCAAGGAGACTTCCGGAAGCATGCTTCTTTTTGTCGCGGCAATCGGTGGCGGCATTCATGCATGGCGACATTCCCGGGCAAGTCGATACTACCTCCTCCCCGGACTGTTCTTTTTTCTGGTCTCGTTTGCTGGAGGAAGTCGATTTCTCATGTTCTGCGCTCCGGCAGTCGGGTTGGGTGGGGCTTGGCTTCTGATTCGAACTCTTCCGCAAGCGTACGTGGAAAAGGAAGATGCAAAAATCCTCACGACGATTCTGGGTGGACTGCTTCTGATCCAGATTGCAATTCCCCTTGTCCAATATGAAATCAACAACACAAATGATGCATGGACCGCCGGACTGGCAGAGGCCTACAAGCGAAGGAGCCCGGAAGAGGCGCAAACATGGAACTGGTGGGGGCCGGGATATTTCCTTCAGCATTTTGCCAACAGAAAGACCTTCATCGATGGAGGATCGCAAACCAATGAACGCGCCTTCATCGCTGCGGTCCCGTATGCGGCAAGCAGTCCGGAATTGGCCAGAAACTGGATAAAGTTCTTCACTCGCCACCCGAACGGAATCTCCAATGTCACTCACCTGCTCAAGGACAGAAACCGGGCCGTGGAATTCCTGATCAGTGCACTCCGGCAACCCTACCGGCTGGACGACTTCATCCACGAATTCAACGCACCTCGGAACGTGGACTGGAAATCCTACCTTTTTCCTGAAAGCACAGCCTATCTGGTGGCGCTGAACAGCATGCTCTACCACGGCACATGGCTGCCCATGGGCAAATGGACGCCGAAAAATCCGACCAGCTACGAAACCACCACGTTCGCCTACCAGAGGGCGTTGATCAACAGGGACACGGGCACCATCCAATTGCCGGAAAAAACCGTCCGGTATTCGCGGCTCTACTTCATCACGCCCACAACGTTGAGTCACGACCCGAGCCATCAGCAGGGACCCGCCGCCATACTCATGCAAGGCGTTCCCTTCGTGTTCATGATTCCGCAAAAATATTTCAACGTGCTGGCTTTCCGGCTGCTTTTCATCTCGCCGGACAGCGTCCCCGGATTCACGCCCATCGCCTATCATCCCTATGTGGGGGGAGTATGGCGGGTGGAATAG